A region of Gracilinanus agilis isolate LMUSP501 chromosome 3, AgileGrace, whole genome shotgun sequence DNA encodes the following proteins:
- the LOC123238994 gene encoding interstitial collagenase-like, with the protein MQEFFGLKVTGKPDAETLKIMKRPRCGVPDVSSFTITEGNPKWNKKNLTYSIENYTPDLAWEDVDDAVRKAFKVWSDVSPLTFTKITKGEADIKISFNYGDHYDNSPFDGPNGILAHAFQPGPGIGGDAHFDEEEKWTKDHTNYNLYHVAAHEFGHSLGLGHSSDIGALMYPSYGFSDLNNIQLSQDDIDGIQFIYGPSNNPDQPTGSRTPQACDKKLTFDAITTVRGEKIFFKDRFYLRKSPYEPEAEVNLISVFWPSLPNGIEAAHEVREKDIIRFFKDDKFWVATAQNVFPGYPRDIYRTFGFPRTVKKIDATVSEEYTGKTYFFVGKNYWRYDERKRSMDAGYPKPIINDFPGIGSKVDAVVNDNDFFYFFRGTRQYKFDLQAKRVIAVMKTNSWFNCGAY; encoded by the exons ATGCAGGAATTCTTTGGGTTGAAAGTTACTGGGAAGCCAGATGCTGAAACTCTAAAGATAATGAAAAGGCCCAGATGTGGAGTCCCTGATGTGTCTTCATTTACAATCACTGAAGGAAATCCTAAATGGAACAAGAAAAACCTTACTTACAG catTGAAAACTACACACCAGATTTAGCATGGGAGGATGTGGATGATGCTGTCAGGAAAGCGTTTAAAGTCTGGAGTGATGTCTCCCCCTTAACATTCACTAAGATCACGAAGGGTGAAGCAGACATAAAGATCTCTTTTAATTATGGAG atcATTATGATAATTCTCCCTTTGATGGTCCCAATGGAATCCTTGCTCATGCCTTCCAACCAGGTCCAGGAATTGGAGGCGATGCTCATtttgatgaagaagaaaaatggacaaAAGACCACACAA ATTACAACTTGTACCATGTTGCTGCTCATGAATTTGGTCATTCTCTGGGTCTTGGTCATTCCTCTGATATTGGTGCCTTGATGTACCCCTCCTATGGTTTCAGTGACCTCAATAATATCCAGCTTTCTCAGGATGACATCGATGGCATTCAATTCATCTATG GTCCCTCCAATAATCCTGACCAGCCAACAGGATCAAGGACACCACAAGCCTGTGATAAGAAGCTGACCTTTGATGCTATCACCACGGTCcggggagaaaaaatatttttcaaagacaG GTTCTATCTCCGTAAGAGTCCCTATGAACCTGAAGCAGAAGTGAATTTAATTTCTGTGTTCTGGCCAAGCCTCCCAAATGGGATTGAAGCTGCTCATGAAGTTAGAGAAAAGGACATAATCAGGTTTTTCAAAG ATGACAAGTTTTGGGTTGCCACAGCGCAGAATGTGTTTCCGGGTTATCCCAGAGACATCTATAGAACTTTTGGTTTTCCTAGAACTGTGAAGAAAATTGATGCTACTGTTTCTGAGGAATATACTGGAAAAACCTACTTCTTTGTAGGGAAAAATTACTGGAG ATATGATGAGCGGAAGAGATCTATGGATGCAGGTTATCCAAAACCAATCATAAATGACTTTCCTGGAATTGGGAGCAAAGTTGATGCTGTTGTCAATGACAATG acttcttctatttcttcagaGGAACAAGACAGTATAAATTTGACCTTCAAGCCAAGAGAGTTATAGCTGTCATGAAGACCAACAGCTGGTTTAACTGTGGAGCCTACTGA